The following coding sequences lie in one Xanthomonas hyacinthi genomic window:
- a CDS encoding TonB-dependent receptor gives MRALLLSMACASACAAQAQPAADGQTAGSQLNIPAGPLRAALEALARQSGAQLIYRADQLDGARSPGAHGRLDTAQALQRVLHGSGFVAQRDASGAWLVRRQDPAPAPPRAQPVRAALPAAAPGAPVAELQTLQVTGSRIPRAQLEGPAPISVISAEQIKANGFTSVPDVLRAMTQNGGETQSPQSASGADFSPGAQQVDLRGLGPNHTLVLVNGRRIADFPMPFKGRSNFTDISNIPLGMIDRIEILTGSASAIYGSDAISGVVNFILKKHADGTTLDYRFGDTSGGGDDSFNLSVSSGFSRGAFDAVFGAEAVTQNPLWAYQRSRQDSSLDGPTLRSQVPRRTFLRTDYDDNYLDPGAATCAAVSGLNRGSTGYASRPGYGEFCGSSASIGYGTIGNKRRGINAYASLRYAFDGGTEWFADLQLGYHELSLFRDVTQWGYMAADGNEEGYFYNQASDQIEAWGRQFSPEEMGGLNAGTIRTRQKTFSLTTGFKGKLATDWDYEASLSYSQYQATISWPQIVAERANALFLGPQLGVDDDSGLPIFNADPQRLYTPLSRDEYDSIAQRSVYQPRSRTDTAAFTVTNPSLFALPGGDAGLSATAEFGNQGYDLRPDPLATQYYYYSWKDSDGHGSRNRWALASELRLPVLSTLALSLAGRYDQYRFSGRTLGKFTYSGGLEWRPLDTLLLRGSYGTAFRAPDLHYVYAGAGNDETSGVDYYRCASEEAGVAIEDCSYNDEAIIRGRSGNRDLDPETSTSWTAGFVWSPRPELDVSVDYFDIDMRNQVQDLRVDQVLRDESECRLGNLDAASTTCQQALARVTRSADGDLYGVYVNPINIARESTSGIDLSTHYRLDTAIGTFRFSGSYTWVRRHDIQVYAGEAMVDEFAVNSGYDIPRSKASASVSWERKAWSATLHGERLGRLPSSDSYDQVYDPDSGDSPWIGATYRYNASLQYRIGDHAQLSLAVTNLFDKMPPRDRTYTAYPYYDVSWFDTVGRSLYLQYTHTFGGNAP, from the coding sequence TGCGTGCCCTGCTGCTGAGCATGGCCTGTGCGAGCGCCTGCGCGGCGCAGGCGCAACCCGCTGCCGACGGCCAGACCGCCGGCAGCCAGCTGAACATTCCCGCCGGCCCGCTGCGCGCGGCGCTGGAGGCGCTGGCGCGGCAATCCGGCGCGCAGCTGATCTACCGCGCCGATCAGCTCGACGGCGCGCGCAGCCCTGGCGCGCACGGCCGGCTGGACACCGCGCAGGCGCTGCAACGCGTGCTGCACGGCAGCGGCTTCGTCGCCCAGCGCGACGCCTCCGGCGCGTGGCTGGTGCGACGCCAGGACCCGGCCCCGGCACCGCCGCGGGCGCAGCCGGTGCGCGCCGCGCTGCCCGCCGCCGCGCCCGGCGCACCGGTCGCCGAACTGCAGACGCTGCAGGTCACCGGCTCGCGCATTCCACGCGCACAGCTGGAAGGGCCGGCGCCGATCAGCGTGATCAGCGCCGAACAGATCAAGGCCAACGGCTTCACCTCGGTGCCGGACGTGCTGCGCGCGATGACCCAGAACGGCGGCGAGACGCAGAGTCCGCAGTCGGCCAGCGGCGCCGACTTCTCGCCCGGCGCGCAGCAGGTGGACCTGCGCGGGCTCGGTCCCAACCACACCCTGGTGCTGGTCAACGGCCGCCGCATCGCCGACTTCCCGATGCCGTTCAAGGGCCGCAGCAACTTCACCGACATCTCCAACATCCCGCTGGGCATGATCGACCGCATCGAGATCCTGACCGGCAGCGCCTCGGCGATCTACGGCTCAGACGCGATCTCCGGCGTGGTCAACTTCATCCTCAAGAAGCACGCCGACGGCACCACCCTGGACTATCGCTTCGGCGACACCAGCGGCGGCGGCGACGACAGCTTCAACCTGAGCGTCAGCAGCGGTTTCTCGCGCGGCGCGTTCGATGCCGTGTTCGGCGCCGAAGCGGTGACCCAGAATCCCCTGTGGGCCTACCAGCGCAGCCGCCAGGACAGCAGCCTGGACGGCCCCACGCTGCGCTCGCAGGTGCCGCGCCGCACCTTCCTGCGCACCGACTACGACGACAACTACCTGGATCCGGGCGCGGCGACCTGCGCGGCGGTGTCCGGGCTCAACCGCGGCAGCACCGGCTACGCCTCGCGCCCGGGCTACGGCGAATTCTGCGGCAGCAGCGCATCCATCGGCTACGGCACCATCGGCAACAAGCGCCGCGGCATCAACGCCTACGCCTCGCTGCGCTACGCCTTCGACGGCGGCACCGAGTGGTTCGCCGACCTGCAACTCGGCTACCACGAACTGTCGCTGTTCCGCGACGTGACCCAGTGGGGCTACATGGCCGCCGACGGCAACGAGGAAGGCTATTTCTACAACCAGGCCAGCGACCAGATCGAGGCCTGGGGCCGCCAGTTCAGTCCCGAGGAAATGGGCGGGCTCAACGCCGGCACCATCCGCACCCGGCAGAAGACCTTCAGCCTGACCACCGGCTTCAAGGGCAAGCTGGCCACGGACTGGGACTACGAGGCCAGCCTCAGCTATTCGCAGTACCAGGCCACGATCAGCTGGCCGCAGATCGTTGCCGAGCGCGCCAACGCGCTGTTCCTCGGCCCGCAGCTGGGCGTGGACGACGATTCCGGCCTGCCGATCTTCAACGCCGACCCGCAGCGCCTGTACACGCCGCTGAGCCGCGACGAATACGACAGCATCGCCCAGCGCAGCGTCTACCAGCCGCGCTCGCGTACCGACACCGCCGCCTTCACCGTGACCAACCCCAGCCTGTTCGCGCTGCCCGGCGGCGACGCGGGGCTGTCGGCCACCGCCGAATTCGGCAACCAGGGCTACGACCTGCGCCCGGATCCGCTGGCCACCCAGTATTACTACTACAGCTGGAAGGATTCCGACGGCCATGGCAGCCGCAACCGCTGGGCGCTGGCCAGCGAGCTGCGCCTGCCGGTGCTGTCGACGCTGGCGCTGAGCCTGGCCGGGCGCTACGACCAGTACCGCTTCTCCGGCCGCACCCTGGGCAAGTTCACCTACAGCGGCGGGCTGGAATGGCGACCGCTGGACACCCTGCTGCTGCGCGGCTCCTACGGCACCGCGTTCCGCGCGCCGGACCTGCACTACGTCTACGCCGGCGCCGGCAACGACGAGACCTCCGGGGTGGACTACTACCGCTGCGCCAGCGAAGAGGCCGGGGTGGCGATCGAGGACTGCAGCTACAACGACGAGGCGATCATCCGCGGCCGCAGCGGCAACCGCGACCTGGATCCGGAGACCAGCACCTCGTGGACCGCCGGCTTCGTCTGGTCGCCGCGCCCGGAGCTGGACGTGTCGGTGGACTACTTCGACATCGACATGCGCAACCAGGTGCAGGACCTGCGCGTGGACCAGGTGCTGCGCGACGAATCCGAATGCCGGCTCGGCAACCTGGATGCGGCCTCGACCACCTGCCAGCAGGCGCTGGCGCGGGTCACCCGCAGCGCCGACGGCGACCTGTACGGGGTCTACGTCAACCCGATCAACATCGCCCGCGAAAGCACCAGCGGCATCGACCTCAGCACCCACTACCGGCTGGACACCGCGATCGGCACCTTCCGCTTCAGCGGCAGCTACACCTGGGTGCGCCGCCACGACATCCAGGTCTACGCCGGCGAAGCGATGGTGGACGAATTCGCGGTCAACAGCGGCTACGACATCCCGCGCAGCAAGGCCAGCGCCAGCGTGTCGTGGGAACGCAAGGCCTGGTCGGCGACGCTGCACGGCGAGCGCCTGGGCCGCCTGCCCAGTTCCGATTCCTACGACCAGGTCTACGACCCGGACAGCGGCGACAGCCCGTGGATCGGCGCCACCTACCGCTACAACGCCTCGCTGCAATACCGCATCGGCGACCATGCGCAGCTGTCGCTGGCGGTGACCAACCTGTTCGACAAGATGCCGCCGCGCGACCGCACCTACACGGCGTATCCGTACTACGACGTGTCCTGGTTCGACACCGTGGGCCGCAGCCTGTACCTGCAGTACACGCACACGTTCGGCGGCAATGCGCCGTAG
- the fabV gene encoding enoyl-ACP reductase FabV yields MIIHPKVRGFICTTTHPLGCERNVLEQIEATRARGVRSDGPKKVLVIGASSGYGLASRITAAFGFGADTLGVFFEKPGSDKKAGTAGWYNSAAFDKFAKAQGLYSKSINGDAFSDEARAQVIALVRTEMGGQVDLVVYSLASPVRKLPGSGEVKRSALKPIGQTYTATAIDTNKDAIIEASIEPATEQEIADTVTVMGGQDWELWIDALEGAGVLAPGARSVAFSYIGTEITWPIYWHGALGKAKVDLDQTAQRLHARLQQRGGSANVAVLKSVVTQASAAIPVMPLYISMVYKIMKEKGLHEGTIDQLDRLFRERLYRADGQPAATDEQNRLRLDDWELRHDVQDACKALWPQVTTENLFQLTDYAGYKHEFLKLFGFERQDVDYDAEVDPEATFDCIEL; encoded by the coding sequence TTGATCATCCACCCGAAAGTTCGCGGTTTCATCTGCACCACCACGCATCCGCTCGGCTGCGAGCGCAACGTGCTCGAGCAGATCGAGGCCACGCGCGCGCGCGGCGTGCGCAGCGACGGGCCGAAGAAGGTGCTGGTGATCGGCGCCTCCAGCGGCTACGGCCTGGCCTCGCGGATCACTGCCGCGTTCGGCTTCGGCGCCGACACGCTGGGCGTGTTCTTCGAAAAGCCGGGCAGCGACAAGAAGGCCGGCACCGCCGGCTGGTACAACTCCGCCGCGTTCGACAAATTCGCCAAGGCGCAGGGCCTGTACAGCAAGTCGATCAACGGCGACGCGTTCTCCGACGAAGCGCGCGCGCAGGTGATCGCGCTGGTCAGGACCGAGATGGGCGGCCAGGTCGATCTGGTGGTGTATTCGCTGGCCTCGCCGGTGCGCAAGCTGCCCGGCAGCGGCGAAGTGAAGCGCTCGGCGCTCAAGCCGATCGGCCAGACCTACACCGCCACCGCGATCGACACCAACAAGGACGCGATCATCGAGGCCTCGATCGAGCCGGCCACCGAACAGGAGATCGCCGACACCGTCACCGTGATGGGCGGCCAGGACTGGGAACTGTGGATCGACGCGCTCGAAGGCGCTGGCGTGCTCGCGCCGGGCGCGCGCAGCGTGGCCTTCAGCTACATCGGCACCGAGATCACCTGGCCGATCTACTGGCACGGCGCGCTGGGCAAGGCCAAGGTGGACCTGGACCAGACCGCGCAGCGCCTGCACGCGCGCCTGCAGCAACGCGGCGGCAGCGCCAACGTGGCGGTGCTCAAGTCGGTGGTGACCCAGGCCAGCGCGGCGATCCCGGTGATGCCGCTGTACATCTCCATGGTCTACAAGATCATGAAGGAGAAGGGCCTGCACGAAGGCACCATCGACCAGCTCGACCGCCTGTTCCGCGAGCGCCTGTACCGCGCCGACGGCCAGCCGGCGGCCACCGACGAGCAGAACCGCCTGCGCCTGGACGACTGGGAACTGCGCCACGACGTGCAGGACGCATGCAAGGCGCTATGGCCGCAGGTCACCACCGAGAACCTGTTCCAGCTCACCGACTACGCCGGCTACAAGCACGAGTTCCTCAAGCTGTTCGGCTTCGAGCGCCAGGACGTGGATTACGACGCCGAGGTCGATCCGGAGGCGACCTTCGATTGCATCGAGCTGTAG
- a CDS encoding winged helix-turn-helix domain-containing protein, whose protein sequence is MSQRSERMTQLGSVPRFRLGPLLVEPERLVLIDAGAEIALEPRMMEVLVALAERAGEVVSAEQLLIEVWHGGFYGDNPVHKTIAQLRRRLGEDSRQPRYIETIRKRGYRLLPKVSFPDDYRGALPGARHWGHGNPYVGLQPFDPAHAEVFFGRSHAIAQIMGSLRAQLQSRRGLVLVSGASGCGKTSLLRAGVVPLLSQPGGLDGLEALAVAYCNLAVCHGGDVLGVLAQALAQWTPGTRAVFSAAQMASLPTWLQQPPPLHAAIAEALLRCPAARSGAAAERHLLLVIDHAESVVASPDIGDADRAALDAALRALCTAPQVAVLVLTRSDFYPRLIESLPGVSELKRGDGHVDLLAPRAGEIGQIIRIPAAMAGLRFQEDRDSASRLDDVLRDATARQPDALPLLQHTLHALHERRTAEGMLTFAAYHALGGLEGALAHHAEQVFRALPEPAQAALGSVLARLCVIHPDSAAVTSRRVLWSALQAEPAARGMAAAFVQARLFVSALAAGGPGFAVAHEALLRQWPRAAEWIHENRRLLQARNRLQQAAQRWAAEGRRADHLLNSGRPLSEAREAAKRLAHDLDATDHAFLRASERLRHRRRWLYASAGGMLAVLASASMLLGWQARQAQRAAEQRRNEAQQLVGYMLGDLAEQLRTTGNLKLLDSVGSRALAYLERLPSASMRPAELLNHARALRTTGEVLANQGNLAQAQAAFARSAAAAGQARRDAPAALDALAETGLTAYWLGYLAYQQKRPALARRHWSAYLSISEQLARRAPQEPRWRLEVSYALNNLGSLARSEGRHDAAIALFARSVALKRQVLALAPGNAAVRYELIDSLSWLSSAQESYGALEAAEHGYRDQIAMLRALVQHEPDADAWRRRWATSLLRTSNLALARGHLGNAEADARLSTAMLSALVAKQPDNRAWRRDLAHAQAQAGWVAALRGQREPAVRQLLQARRTLAPLLQAQPLPEWRWLDALIALRIAQNQPLPEREERERSARIVAHLEALHRAMPDDLLGLSALAHARIWRGERLATAGAQADARAEWQRAVQLLGTRIDGTRDKTLLDPWIRAQVHLGQRQAVLQALGWLYQAGYRHPGFVALYAPPPKEKTPS, encoded by the coding sequence ATGTCGCAGCGAAGCGAGCGGATGACCCAGCTCGGCTCCGTGCCGCGGTTCCGTCTCGGGCCGCTGCTGGTGGAGCCGGAGCGGCTGGTGCTGATCGATGCGGGCGCGGAGATCGCGCTGGAACCGCGGATGATGGAGGTGCTGGTCGCGCTGGCCGAACGCGCCGGCGAGGTGGTCAGCGCCGAGCAGTTGCTGATCGAGGTCTGGCACGGCGGCTTCTACGGCGACAACCCGGTGCACAAGACCATCGCGCAGCTGCGCCGGCGCCTGGGCGAGGACAGCCGCCAGCCGCGCTACATCGAGACCATCCGCAAGCGCGGCTACCGGCTGCTGCCGAAGGTGAGCTTTCCCGACGACTACCGCGGCGCGCTGCCCGGCGCGCGGCACTGGGGGCACGGCAATCCCTATGTCGGCCTGCAGCCGTTCGATCCGGCGCATGCCGAGGTGTTCTTCGGCCGCAGCCATGCCATCGCCCAGATCATGGGCTCGCTGCGCGCGCAGTTGCAGAGCCGGCGCGGGCTGGTGCTGGTGTCCGGGGCCAGCGGCTGCGGCAAGACCTCGCTGCTGCGCGCCGGCGTGGTGCCGCTGTTGTCCCAGCCGGGCGGGCTGGACGGGCTGGAAGCGCTGGCGGTGGCCTACTGCAACCTGGCCGTGTGCCACGGCGGCGACGTGCTGGGGGTGCTCGCGCAAGCGCTGGCGCAGTGGACGCCCGGCACGCGCGCGGTGTTTTCCGCGGCGCAGATGGCCTCGCTGCCGACCTGGCTGCAGCAGCCGCCGCCGTTGCACGCGGCCATCGCCGAAGCCCTGCTGCGCTGCCCGGCGGCGCGCAGCGGCGCAGCGGCCGAGCGCCATCTGCTGCTGGTGATCGACCATGCCGAGAGCGTGGTGGCCTCGCCGGACATCGGCGATGCCGACCGCGCCGCGCTGGACGCCGCGCTGCGCGCGTTGTGCACCGCGCCCCAGGTGGCCGTGCTGGTGCTGACCCGCAGCGACTTCTACCCGCGGCTGATCGAATCGCTGCCCGGCGTTTCCGAACTCAAGCGCGGCGATGGCCACGTCGACCTGCTGGCGCCGCGCGCCGGCGAGATCGGCCAGATCATCCGCATTCCGGCGGCCATGGCCGGGCTGCGGTTCCAGGAGGACCGCGACAGCGCCAGCCGCCTGGACGACGTGCTGCGCGATGCCACCGCGCGCCAGCCCGACGCGCTGCCGTTGCTGCAGCACACGCTGCATGCGCTGCACGAGCGCCGCACCGCCGAAGGCATGCTCACGTTCGCGGCGTATCACGCGCTCGGCGGCCTGGAGGGCGCCTTGGCGCACCATGCCGAACAGGTCTTTCGCGCCCTGCCGGAACCGGCGCAGGCAGCGCTGGGCAGCGTGCTGGCGCGGCTGTGCGTGATCCATCCGGACAGCGCCGCGGTGACCTCGCGCCGCGTGCTGTGGTCGGCGCTGCAGGCCGAGCCGGCGGCACGCGGCATGGCCGCGGCCTTCGTGCAGGCGCGCTTGTTCGTCAGCGCGCTGGCCGCCGGCGGGCCCGGCTTCGCCGTCGCCCACGAAGCGTTGCTGCGGCAGTGGCCGCGCGCGGCGGAATGGATCCACGAGAACCGGCGCCTGCTGCAGGCGCGCAACCGTCTGCAGCAGGCCGCACAGCGCTGGGCCGCCGAAGGCCGGCGCGCCGATCACCTGCTCAACAGCGGGCGGCCGCTGAGCGAGGCGCGCGAGGCGGCCAAGCGTCTGGCGCACGATCTCGACGCCACCGACCACGCCTTCCTGCGCGCCAGCGAACGCCTGCGCCACCGGCGCCGCTGGCTGTACGCAAGCGCCGGCGGCATGCTCGCGGTGCTGGCGAGCGCCTCGATGCTGCTCGGCTGGCAGGCGCGGCAAGCGCAGCGGGCCGCCGAGCAGCGCCGCAACGAAGCGCAGCAGCTGGTCGGCTACATGCTCGGCGATCTGGCCGAGCAGTTGCGCACCACCGGCAACCTGAAGCTGCTCGACAGCGTCGGCAGCCGCGCGCTGGCCTATCTGGAGCGGCTGCCCAGCGCCAGCATGCGGCCGGCCGAATTGCTCAACCACGCGCGCGCGCTGCGCACCACCGGCGAAGTCCTCGCCAACCAGGGCAACCTGGCGCAGGCGCAGGCCGCGTTCGCACGCTCGGCCGCCGCCGCCGGCCAGGCCCGTCGCGACGCGCCGGCAGCGCTGGACGCGCTGGCCGAGACCGGGCTGACCGCCTACTGGCTGGGTTACCTGGCCTACCAGCAGAAACGCCCGGCACTGGCGCGCCGGCACTGGTCGGCGTACCTGTCGATCTCCGAACAGCTGGCGCGCCGCGCGCCGCAAGAGCCGCGTTGGCGGCTCGAAGTCTCCTACGCGCTCAACAACCTCGGCAGCCTGGCCCGCAGCGAAGGCCGGCACGATGCGGCGATCGCGCTGTTCGCGCGCTCGGTCGCGCTGAAGCGGCAGGTCCTGGCGCTGGCCCCCGGCAACGCCGCGGTGCGCTACGAACTGATCGATAGCCTGTCGTGGCTGAGTTCGGCGCAGGAATCCTACGGCGCGCTGGAGGCGGCCGAACACGGCTACCGGGACCAGATCGCGATGCTGCGCGCGTTGGTGCAGCACGAACCGGATGCCGACGCGTGGCGCAGGCGCTGGGCCACCTCGCTGCTGCGCACGTCCAACCTGGCGCTGGCGCGCGGCCACCTGGGCAATGCCGAAGCCGACGCGCGGCTCAGCACGGCGATGCTGTCGGCACTGGTGGCCAAGCAGCCGGACAACCGCGCCTGGCGCCGCGATCTGGCGCACGCCCAGGCCCAGGCCGGCTGGGTGGCGGCATTGCGCGGACAGCGCGAACCGGCAGTGCGGCAGTTGTTGCAGGCACGGCGCACGCTGGCGCCGTTGCTGCAGGCGCAGCCGCTACCGGAATGGCGATGGCTGGACGCGCTCATCGCGCTGCGCATCGCGCAGAACCAGCCGTTGCCCGAGCGCGAGGAGCGGGAACGCAGCGCGCGCATCGTGGCGCACCTGGAGGCCTTGCACCGCGCCATGCCGGACGACCTGCTCGGCCTGTCGGCGCTGGCGCACGCGCGCATCTGGCGCGGCGAGCGCCTGGCCACCGCCGGCGCCCAGGCCGATGCACGCGCCGAATGGCAGCGCGCGGTACAGTTGCTCGGCACGCGCATCGACGGCACGCGCGACAAAACGCTGCTCGATCCATGGATTCGCGCGCAGGTCCATCTGGGCCAACGCCAGGCCGTGTTGCAAGCGCTCGGATGGCTGTACCAGGCGGGCTACCGCCACCCGGGCTTCGTCGCTCTGTATGCCCCGCCACCCAAGGAAAAGACCCCGTCATGA